The Phormidium yuhuli AB48 DNA window TCTAGGATGCCTTCCCAGGAGAGAGCAGGGACTGGGCGATTGATGCGACGCAAGAGATCCCGGTTAGGGGCATCGAGTTTGAGGGAGACGCGATCGGCTTGATTGAGGGCGGCGCGAACGTCAGGCTGGTTGAGGAGGGTGGCGTTGCTCAGGACTAATACGGGTTTCTGGGTTAAGGCTTTGACGGCGGCGATCGCTTCTCCTAGGTTCTCGGCTAGGGTGGGTTCGCCGCTGCCACTGAAGGTCACAATATCTACAGACCAGGGGGCATAGGCGTTTAAGGCCTCTATCACCTCCTGGGTGGGGACGAAAATCTGGCGCTGTTGGGTTTTGCGCTCGATTTCTCCGAGTTGGCAGTAGGCGCAGTCAAAGCTACAGGTTGAGACGTCGCCGATGAGGTCAATTCCTAGGGAGGTTCCGTAACGCCAGGAGGTGACGGGACCGTAGATGGGGGTGAACATGGGGAGCAGGTGAACCACAGAGTCACGGAGGACACAGAGGAGGAAGAGGAGGTTAGCACTTTTGGGGCAGGAGACATCAACTCCAGAAAAATGCGCAGCCTAGATGTTTGGCTCCGCGCCGCCCGCACTGGAGCGGCGGAGCCTAGTCTATCTAAGTTAATCGTTTTAAGAGTTAACTTAAACATCTGACTCAATTAACTCAATTCTACATCCGAATTGGGGACGTTGTCAAGTTATTTTGCTGGGGTATTTGTAAAGAAGTGCAACGGTTTTTGAGGTCAGCGAAGACGGGAGGAACGAGCTAGGAGGAGTAGCCCGGCCGTGATGGCGACGATTGTTGGGAGCCAGGCGGCAAACCAGGGGGGGATGATATGACTTAAACCGAGGGCATCTCCGACGGACATTAATAGGTAATAGCCAAAAATAACGAGGACGCTAATGCCAAAGCCTCGGGAAGCGCTGGTGCGTTGGGGGGTTGTGCCGAGAGCGGAGCCGACGATGGCGAAGGCAATACAGGCAAAGGGAATGGCGAAGCGTTGTTGAATGCGAATCTGGAGGCGACGGACTTGATCCTCTCGTCCACTTTGTTTGAGAATTTCGAGACGGGCGAGGGCTTGGGCGAGATTCATTTGGGGATAATCTCGGTCTTGGGCTAGGTCTAATGGGGCGCGGGGTAAGGGATAGCGATGCTGGTCAAATTTGGCGATGTTCACGTAGGAGCCGTCGGGGGCGATCGCATAGCTTTTAACGCCAAAGAAATCCCAGACATTGCTGCTGGGGTTCCAGGTGGCTGATTCGGCGAAAATTAAACGATCTAAGGTGGGTTCTGAGCGATCGAGAACAATCACCCCATACATTCGTTCCTCTTCTCGATTAAAGCTTTCGGCATAAAACAAACGTACGAGAGTATCCTCGCGAACCTCATCCCCTTGCTGTAAACGACCAATTTCGGGATAGAGGGTATTACGCTGAAAGAGAATTGCATCTTGAGAGCGGACGGCCCGGTTAAAAAGCTGTTCGGCCTGGTAAAGACTCTCGGGGACGACCACTTGGTCGAAGGTAAAGGTGATCAGGGTAATGATGAGACCGAACATCAGAGCGGGGCGGACGATTCGGGTTAAGCTGACCCCGCAACTGCGTAGGGCCACCAGTTCACTGTCGCTGGAGAGTCGGGAATAGGCAATCAGGGTTCCCAGGAGCATGGCCATGGGGAAGGAGAGAGATATATAGTAGGGCAGTTGCAGCAGAAAGACCTGAAAGGCAATCTCGAAGGAGATATTGGCGTTGGTCATCTGCCGCACCAACTCAAAGACAATCCCCACGGCGATACCAATGGACGAAAACGCCCCGACCCCAAAGAGGAAGGGGGGAAGCGTTTCGCCAATGATGTAGCGGTCCATGATTGAGAATCCGGGAAGCAAATTCCCCAGACGGAAGGGTAAAGACTTCATCGGGACAATTAAATCGGCACAGTAGCGGGGGGGAGTTGGGGAACACCTCTGACCCAGAACCGGAGAGGAGGGTTAGTCCTGTGTGTCTTGCTCGTACTCAGGACGAGAGGTAATGGGGCCGAGGCGATCGAGGGGCCAAAAGCGAGCGACGGCTCGCCCAACCACCAGGTCTCGGGGGACGAAGCCCCAATAATGGCTATCGTAGCTGTTATTGCGATTGTCACCGAGAACGAAAAAATGGTCCTCGGGGACGGAGACGGGGCCATAGACGTAGTCTGGGGGGGCGTAAAGGTAGTTTTCGATGAGGGGGACATCATTGACCCAGACGACCTGATCTCGAACTTCGACTAGGTCACCGGGGAGTCCA harbors:
- a CDS encoding radical SAM protein, which translates into the protein MFTPIYGPVTSWRYGTSLGIDLIGDVSTCSFDCAYCQLGEIERKTQQRQIFVPTQEVIEALNAYAPWSVDIVTFSGSGEPTLAENLGEAIAAVKALTQKPVLVLSNATLLNQPDVRAALNQADRVSLKLDAPNRDLLRRINRPVPALSWEGILEGLHQFRRDYSGLLDIQTMLLSPWSPQQQQAYQDLIAQLHPHEIQLNTPTRPKPVGHQLDGRGNHHQGDRPYAVHQLKAVSREVLQEFAEHLQRAIAIPVRYAPSPH
- a CDS encoding LptF/LptG family permease — protein: MKSLPFRLGNLLPGFSIMDRYIIGETLPPFLFGVGAFSSIGIAVGIVFELVRQMTNANISFEIAFQVFLLQLPYYISLSFPMAMLLGTLIAYSRLSSDSELVALRSCGVSLTRIVRPALMFGLIITLITFTFDQVVVPESLYQAEQLFNRAVRSQDAILFQRNTLYPEIGRLQQGDEVREDTLVRLFYAESFNREEERMYGVIVLDRSEPTLDRLIFAESATWNPSSNVWDFFGVKSYAIAPDGSYVNIAKFDQHRYPLPRAPLDLAQDRDYPQMNLAQALARLEILKQSGREDQVRRLQIRIQQRFAIPFACIAFAIVGSALGTTPQRTSASRGFGISVLVIFGYYLLMSVGDALGLSHIIPPWFAAWLPTIVAITAGLLLLARSSRLR
- the lepB gene encoding signal peptidase I, with translation MTSNRHGENPWVEALKTFGISAVLALGIRTFVAEARYIPSGSMQPTLDINDRLIIDKVSHHFRDISRGDIIVFNPTEHLQEQFSDAFIKRVIGLPGDLVEVRDQVVWVNDVPLIENYLYAPPDYVYGPVSVPEDHFFVLGDNRNNSYDSHYWGFVPRDLVVGRAVARFWPLDRLGPITSRPEYEQDTQD